The proteins below come from a single Sorghum bicolor cultivar BTx623 chromosome 4, Sorghum_bicolor_NCBIv3, whole genome shotgun sequence genomic window:
- the LOC8072592 gene encoding PHD finger protein ALFIN-LIKE 7 isoform X1 — MDGDGGGAAAVHHHTRSPEDVFRDFRARRAGIVKALTTDVEKFYQQCDPEKENLCLYGLPNETWEVTLPAEEVPPELPEPALGINFARDGMIEKDWLSLVAVHSDAWLLSVAFYFGARFGFDKEARRRLFTMINNLPTVYEVVTGVAKKQSKAPNGSSKSSKSNSKPSKQTNSNSKPAKPTHPKEEEDSGHEDAEEEDQAYLCGSCGESYANGEFWICCDVCEKWFHGKCVRITPAKAEHIKQYKCPSCSTKRSRE, encoded by the exons ATGGACGGCGACGGAGGAGGCGCTGCGGCGGTGCACCACCACACGCGCTCCCCCGAGGACGTCTTCCGCGATTTCCGCGCGCGCCGCGCCGGCATCGTCAAGGCGCTCACCACGG ATGTGGAGAAGTTCTATCAGCAGTGCGATCCAG AGAAAGAGAACTTGTGCCTTTATGGTTTGCCAAATGAGACTTGGGAGGTCACTCTTCCAGCTGAGGAAGTACCTCCTGAGCTTCCAGAACCCGCACTGGGGATAAACTTTGCACGTGATGGAATGATCGAAAAAGATTGGCTGTCTCTAGTTGCAGTTCATAGTGATGCATGGCTCCTGTCCGTTGCATTCTACTTTGGTGCTCGCTTTGGATTTGATAAAGAGGCCAG GAGAAGGCTCTTCACCATGATTAATAACCTGCCCACTGTTTATGAAGTTGTGACGGGGGTTGCTAAGAAGCAATCGAAAGCCCCCAATGGCAGCAGCAAAAGCAGCAAATCTAACTCTAAA CCATCAAAACAGACCAACTCTAACAGTAAGCCTGCGAAGCCAACCCACCCAAAAGAAGAGGAGGACAGCGGCCATGAGGACGCAGAGGAGGAGGACCAGGCGTACCTGTGTGGGTCCTGTGGGGAGAGCTATGCGAACGGGGAGTTCTGGATCTGCTGCGATGTCTGCGAGAAGTGGTTCCATGGCAAGTGTGTCCGCatcaccccagcgaaggcggaGCACATCAAGCAGTACAAGTGTCCCAGCTGCAGCACCAAGCGGAGCCGGGAATGA
- the LOC8072592 gene encoding PHD finger protein ALFIN-LIKE 7 isoform X2, translating into MSTTNPDVHSWKTAMKKENLCLYGLPNETWEVTLPAEEVPPELPEPALGINFARDGMIEKDWLSLVAVHSDAWLLSVAFYFGARFGFDKEARRRLFTMINNLPTVYEVVTGVAKKQSKAPNGSSKSSKSNSKPSKQTNSNSKPAKPTHPKEEEDSGHEDAEEEDQAYLCGSCGESYANGEFWICCDVCEKWFHGKCVRITPAKAEHIKQYKCPSCSTKRSRE; encoded by the exons ATGTCAACAACTAATCCTGATGTACATTCATGGAAAACAGCTATGA AGAAAGAGAACTTGTGCCTTTATGGTTTGCCAAATGAGACTTGGGAGGTCACTCTTCCAGCTGAGGAAGTACCTCCTGAGCTTCCAGAACCCGCACTGGGGATAAACTTTGCACGTGATGGAATGATCGAAAAAGATTGGCTGTCTCTAGTTGCAGTTCATAGTGATGCATGGCTCCTGTCCGTTGCATTCTACTTTGGTGCTCGCTTTGGATTTGATAAAGAGGCCAG GAGAAGGCTCTTCACCATGATTAATAACCTGCCCACTGTTTATGAAGTTGTGACGGGGGTTGCTAAGAAGCAATCGAAAGCCCCCAATGGCAGCAGCAAAAGCAGCAAATCTAACTCTAAA CCATCAAAACAGACCAACTCTAACAGTAAGCCTGCGAAGCCAACCCACCCAAAAGAAGAGGAGGACAGCGGCCATGAGGACGCAGAGGAGGAGGACCAGGCGTACCTGTGTGGGTCCTGTGGGGAGAGCTATGCGAACGGGGAGTTCTGGATCTGCTGCGATGTCTGCGAGAAGTGGTTCCATGGCAAGTGTGTCCGCatcaccccagcgaaggcggaGCACATCAAGCAGTACAAGTGTCCCAGCTGCAGCACCAAGCGGAGCCGGGAATGA